One Neisseria sicca genomic region harbors:
- a CDS encoding Maf family protein yields the protein MQTLYLASGSPRRREILENLGYQIRRISTDIDETPFPDENAADYVQRMANEKNAAAVAQWFAQHDTPPEFPILTADTTVAYQNHILGKPETQEHAAAMLGQLSGQTHQVLTAVCVYWQGETRSVLQTSDVRFKTLSPDEILAYIQSGEPMDKAGAYGIQGLGGVFVEYLQGSFTGVMGLPVYETIGLLKQFDLSVPL from the coding sequence ATGCAGACACTTTATCTTGCCTCCGGCAGCCCGCGCCGCCGCGAAATCCTTGAAAACTTAGGCTACCAAATTCGGCGCATTTCCACCGATATTGATGAAACGCCATTTCCTGACGAAAATGCCGCCGATTATGTTCAGCGTATGGCGAACGAAAAGAACGCTGCTGCCGTCGCCCAATGGTTTGCACAACATGATACGCCGCCCGAATTTCCCATTCTGACCGCCGATACCACCGTTGCCTATCAAAACCATATCCTCGGCAAACCCGAAACCCAAGAGCATGCCGCCGCAATGCTTGGACAGTTGTCAGGACAAACCCATCAAGTGCTGACTGCCGTATGCGTGTATTGGCAAGGCGAAACGCGCAGCGTCTTGCAAACCAGCGATGTGCGTTTCAAAACCTTATCCCCTGACGAAATCCTTGCCTACATTCAAAGCGGCGAACCGATGGATAAAGCCGGTGCATACGGAATCCAAGGCTTGGGCGGCGTGTTTGTCGAGTATTTGCAAGGCAGCTTTACCGGTGTGATGGGGCTGCCCGTTTATGAAACCATCGGTTTGCTGAAGCAATTTGATTTGTCTGTTCCGCTTTAA
- the hemA gene encoding glutamyl-tRNA reductase yields the protein MQLTAVGLNHQTAPLSIREKLAFTAASLPEAVRNLARSKAAKEAVILSTCNRTELYCVGETEQIIEWLAQYHNLPAEEIRPYLYTLDNNETIRHAFRVACGLDSMVLGEPQILGQIKDAVRVAQEQESINTNLNALFQKTFAVAKEVRTDTAVGENSVSMASASVKLAEQIFPDIGDLNVLFIGAGEMIELVATYFAAKSPKLITVANRTLPRAQELCDKLGLNAEPCLLTELPDILHEYDVVVSSTASQLPLVGKGMVERALRLRLNMPMFLLDLAVPRDIEAEVGELGDAYLYTVDDMMGIVQNGKEARQKAAAEAEAMVEKKVGEFVRQQQSRQSVPLIRALRDEGERARRQVLENAMKQLAKGASAEEVLERLSIQLTNKLLHSPTQTLNKAGSENSNLVDAVAQIYQLDQHD from the coding sequence ATGCAACTTACCGCCGTCGGACTCAACCACCAAACTGCGCCTTTGAGTATACGCGAGAAGCTGGCATTCACCGCAGCAAGCCTGCCCGAAGCCGTCCGCAACCTTGCTCGAAGCAAAGCAGCGAAGGAGGCAGTAATTCTATCGACCTGTAACCGCACCGAGCTTTACTGCGTCGGCGAAACCGAGCAAATCATCGAATGGCTGGCGCAATACCACAACCTGCCCGCCGAAGAAATCCGCCCCTATCTTTATACCTTGGACAACAACGAAACCATCCGCCACGCTTTCCGCGTCGCCTGTGGATTGGATTCTATGGTATTGGGCGAGCCGCAGATTTTGGGACAGATTAAAGATGCCGTGCGTGTCGCCCAAGAACAAGAAAGCATCAATACCAACCTCAACGCATTGTTTCAAAAAACGTTTGCCGTTGCCAAAGAAGTGCGTACCGACACTGCCGTCGGCGAGAATTCCGTTTCGATGGCTTCCGCATCCGTCAAACTTGCCGAACAGATTTTTCCCGATATCGGCGATCTGAACGTTCTATTTATCGGTGCGGGCGAAATGATTGAATTGGTCGCCACCTATTTCGCCGCCAAAAGTCCCAAACTCATTACCGTTGCCAACCGTACCCTGCCGCGCGCCCAAGAGTTGTGCGACAAACTCGGACTAAATGCCGAGCCTTGCCTGCTGACAGAGTTGCCCGACATCCTGCACGAATACGATGTCGTCGTTTCCTCTACCGCCAGCCAGCTCCCGTTGGTCGGCAAAGGCATGGTGGAACGCGCATTGCGCCTGCGTCTCAATATGCCCATGTTTCTGCTCGACCTTGCCGTTCCGCGCGATATCGAAGCCGAAGTGGGGGAACTGGGCGACGCTTATCTTTACACTGTTGACGACATGATGGGCATCGTTCAAAACGGCAAGGAGGCCCGCCAAAAAGCAGCTGCCGAAGCCGAAGCTATGGTGGAGAAAAAGGTCGGTGAGTTTGTCCGCCAACAACAAAGCCGCCAAAGCGTCCCCCTTATCCGCGCCCTGCGTGACGAAGGCGAACGCGCCCGCAGGCAGGTTTTGGAAAATGCGATGAAACAGCTTGCCAAAGGCGCATCGGCGGAAGAGGTATTGGAGCGGCTCTCCATCCAATTGACCAACAAACTCCTCCACTCTCCCACTCAAACCCTCAATAAGGCAGGCTCGGAAAACAGCAATCTGGTCGATGCCGTTGCCCAAATTTATCAATTGGATCAACACGATTAA
- the cysI gene encoding assimilatory sulfite reductase (NADPH) hemoprotein subunit, with protein sequence MTTTADPRAKLPDTPLSGNEALKDRSDYLHGTIKDDLTDDFTGGFTADNFQLIRFHGMYEQDNRDIRAERTDQKLEPLKNMMLRCRLPGGIITPAQWLGIDEFAGDHTIYGSIRLTNRQTFQYHGILKTDLKLAHQSLHKLGLDSIATASDVNRNVLCTSNPVQSPLHQEAYEWAKRISMHLLPRTMAYADVWLDGEKVFTTEPTEPRNKEIADDVEPILGKTYLPRKFKTAVVIPPDNDVDIHSNDLGFVAIEENGRLVGFNVLVGGGLSSEHGNTKTYPNTSYEFGFVPLEYTLNAAEAVVSTQRDWGNRSDRKAARTRYTLQRVGVEVFKEEVEKRMGIKFQPIRPYSFTHRGDHIGWVKGLEGNWHLTLFIENGRLLDYPGRPLKTGVREIAKIHPGDFRLTANQNLVVANVPPELKDTIDKIAKEHGLISKSITIQRENSMACVALPTCPLAMAEAERFLPSFSDKIDEMFAKYGLEDEYIVLRVTGCPNGCGRAMLAEIGLVGKAVGRYNLYAGGNREGTRIPRLFKENITEPEILEIVDGWVGNWAQNRLDDEGFGDFAVRTGIVKPVLDPPRDFWA encoded by the coding sequence ATGACTACCACCGCCGACCCGCGCGCCAAACTGCCCGACACCCCGCTTTCCGGCAACGAAGCCCTGAAAGACCGCAGCGACTATCTGCACGGTACCATCAAAGACGATTTGACCGACGACTTTACCGGCGGCTTTACCGCCGACAATTTCCAGCTCATCCGTTTCCACGGCATGTACGAGCAGGACAACCGCGACATCCGCGCCGAGCGTACCGATCAAAAACTCGAACCCTTAAAAAACATGATGTTGCGCTGTCGCTTGCCCGGCGGCATCATCACGCCGGCGCAGTGGTTGGGCATAGACGAATTTGCCGGCGACCACACCATTTACGGCTCCATCCGCCTGACCAACCGCCAAACCTTCCAATACCACGGCATTTTAAAAACCGATTTGAAACTGGCGCACCAGTCCCTGCACAAACTCGGCCTCGATTCCATCGCCACCGCCAGCGACGTCAACCGCAACGTACTCTGCACCAGCAATCCCGTTCAAAGCCCGCTGCACCAAGAAGCCTACGAATGGGCGAAACGCATCAGTATGCACCTCCTGCCGCGCACTATGGCATACGCCGATGTCTGGCTGGACGGCGAAAAAGTGTTCACCACCGAACCGACCGAACCGCGCAACAAAGAAATCGCCGACGATGTCGAGCCGATTTTGGGCAAAACCTATCTGCCGCGCAAATTCAAAACCGCCGTCGTCATCCCGCCTGACAACGATGTGGACATCCATTCCAACGACTTAGGCTTTGTCGCCATTGAAGAAAACGGCAGACTTGTCGGCTTCAACGTCCTTGTTGGCGGCGGGCTTTCCAGCGAACACGGCAACACCAAAACCTATCCCAACACTTCTTACGAATTCGGTTTCGTCCCCCTCGAATATACCCTCAACGCCGCCGAAGCCGTCGTCAGCACCCAGCGCGACTGGGGCAACCGCAGCGACCGCAAAGCCGCGCGCACCCGCTATACCCTCCAGCGCGTCGGCGTCGAAGTGTTCAAAGAAGAAGTCGAAAAGCGCATGGGCATCAAGTTCCAACCCATCCGCCCCTACTCCTTCACCCATCGCGGCGACCACATCGGCTGGGTTAAAGGCCTCGAAGGCAACTGGCACCTGACCCTGTTCATCGAAAACGGCCGCCTGCTCGACTACCCCGGCAGACCGTTGAAAACCGGCGTGCGCGAAATCGCCAAAATCCACCCCGGCGACTTCCGTCTGACCGCCAACCAAAACCTCGTCGTCGCCAACGTTCCGCCCGAGCTGAAAGACACCATAGACAAAATCGCCAAAGAACATGGTCTAATCAGCAAATCCATCACCATCCAGCGCGAAAACTCCATGGCGTGCGTCGCCCTGCCGACCTGTCCGCTGGCGATGGCGGAGGCCGAACGCTTCCTACCGTCGTTCTCCGACAAAATCGACGAAATGTTCGCCAAATACGGCTTGGAAGACGAATACATCGTCCTGCGCGTTACCGGTTGCCCCAACGGCTGCGGCCGCGCCATGCTCGCCGAAATCGGCTTGGTCGGCAAAGCCGTCGGCCGCTACAACCTCTACGCAGGCGGCAACCGCGAAGGCACCCGCATCCCGCGCCTCTTTAAAGAAAACATTACCGAACCCGAAATCCTCGAAATCGTCGACGGCTGGGTCGGCAACTGGGCGCAAAACCGCCTCGACGACGAAGGCTTCGGCGATTTTGCCGTCCGTACCGGCATCGTCAAACCCGTCCTCGATCCACCGCGCGATTTTTGGGCTTGA
- a CDS encoding siderophore ABC transporter substrate-binding protein codes for MLRLTALAVCCALALGACSPKDSASNQNAQTASAAQTEGAGLTVKTTRGDAKVPQNPERIAVYDLGMLDTLNKLGVKTGLSIDKNLLPYLDEYFKTTKPAGTLFEPDYEALNAYKPQLIIIGSRAAKAFDKLNAIAPTIEMTADTANLKDSAKERIDALAQIFGKQAEADKLKAEIDASFEAAKAAAQGKGKGLVILVNGGKLSAFGPSSRLGGWLHKDIGVPAVDEAIKEGSHGQPVSFEYLKEKNPDWLFVLDRGAAIGEEGQAAKDVLNNPLVAETTAWKKGQVVYLVPETYLAAGGAQELLNASKQVTDAFKAAK; via the coding sequence ATGTTACGTCTGACTGCTTTAGCCGTATGCTGCGCCCTTGCTTTGGGTGCGTGTTCGCCGAAAGATTCCGCTTCAAACCAAAACGCCCAAACCGCTTCCGCCGCCCAAACCGAAGGCGCGGGCTTGACCGTCAAAACGACGCGTGGTGACGCGAAAGTGCCGCAAAATCCCGAACGTATCGCCGTTTACGATTTGGGTATGCTCGACACTTTAAACAAATTGGGCGTGAAAACCGGTCTGTCCATCGACAAAAACCTGCTGCCTTATTTGGACGAATATTTCAAAACGACAAAACCTGCCGGTACGCTGTTCGAGCCGGATTACGAAGCGCTCAACGCCTACAAGCCGCAGCTCATCATTATCGGCAGCCGCGCAGCCAAAGCGTTTGACAAGTTGAACGCCATTGCGCCAACCATCGAAATGACCGCCGATACCGCCAACCTCAAAGACAGTGCCAAAGAGCGCATCGACGCGCTGGCGCAAATCTTCGGCAAACAGGCGGAAGCCGACAAGCTGAAGGCGGAAATCGACGCATCTTTTGAAGCCGCAAAAGCTGCCGCGCAAGGTAAAGGCAAAGGTTTGGTGATTTTGGTCAACGGCGGGAAACTGTCCGCCTTCGGTCCGTCTTCACGACTGGGCGGCTGGCTGCACAAAGACATCGGCGTTCCGGCCGTTGATGAAGCCATCAAAGAAGGCAGCCACGGTCAGCCCGTCAGCTTCGAATACTTGAAAGAGAAAAATCCCGACTGGCTGTTTGTCCTTGACAGGGGCGCAGCCATCGGCGAAGAAGGACAGGCGGCGAAAGATGTGTTGAACAATCCGCTGGTCGCCGAAACGACCGCATGGAAAAAAGGACAGGTGGTTTACCTCGTTCCCGAAACCTATTTGGCGGCGGGCGGCGCGCAAGAATTGCTGAACGCGTCCAAACAGGTTACCGACGCGTTTAAGGCTGCGAAATAA
- the nudB gene encoding dihydroneopterin triphosphate diphosphatase — MAKPLKYPVSALVVLHDADGNILLIERTSPPGFWQSVTGSIEPDETIEETAKREVWEETGIRLADGQLCNWHDSTVYEIYHHWRHRYPKGVFENREHIFSAEIPRDTAIVLQSDEHVAYGWFGIEEAAEKVFSLSNKRAILALGKRLGLVV, encoded by the coding sequence ATGGCAAAGCCCTTGAAGTATCCCGTGTCCGCGCTGGTTGTCCTGCATGATGCTGACGGCAATATCCTTTTAATCGAACGCACTTCGCCGCCAGGTTTTTGGCAGTCGGTAACCGGCAGCATCGAGCCGGACGAAACCATAGAGGAAACCGCCAAACGCGAAGTTTGGGAGGAAACCGGCATCCGCCTTGCAGACGGACAGCTCTGCAACTGGCACGACAGCACGGTTTATGAAATCTACCACCACTGGCGGCACCGCTATCCGAAAGGCGTGTTTGAAAACCGCGAACACATCTTTTCCGCCGAAATCCCGCGCGATACGGCGATTGTTTTGCAGTCCGACGAACACGTCGCTTACGGATGGTTCGGTATTGAAGAAGCGGCGGAAAAAGTGTTCTCCCTGTCGAACAAAAGGGCGATTTTGGCATTGGGGAAAAGGTTGGGATTGGTGGTTTGA
- a CDS encoding mechanosensitive ion channel family protein — translation MDSILHDLFARQAFTSSLVERNFGQVSGWIELVGVLMLMVAAFWLSNRLNDRYFFSEHGSFALLRHIGRRILWPVLMMIFSAAALFVCNLTEFRAVWLHLLILAARWMILIRVSVAVVHAALPQNKLTDWLERAVSMVLWIGFVLWLSGLDDKILEVLDGISFSVGSGRLSLLTILNGILWVGLLMIGASWLARVIGGHLEKSSLDTNLSMILSKVVKTVMMVLAVLIALPLVGIDLTVLSVFGGALGVGIGFGLQKVASNYISGFIILGDRSIRMNDRLTVNNFTGYVTKITSRFVVLRNANGTEALIPNETFVTSMVVNESYTSRELQQAFNIQVAYHSDLIKALDIIKSAAAAQPRVSNNPAPLAVVTNFGDNGIDLRATYWVKDPENGFAALQSAIFLDIWRQFNEHGIEFPYPQREVRILNESQAPSSIAMIKAGMQARSDTKSDPAMDSGRDD, via the coding sequence ATGGACAGTATTTTGCATGATTTGTTTGCGCGTCAGGCGTTTACATCGAGCTTGGTGGAGCGCAACTTCGGACAGGTTTCGGGCTGGATAGAGCTGGTCGGTGTCTTGATGCTGATGGTGGCGGCGTTTTGGCTGTCAAACCGCCTCAACGACCGTTATTTCTTCTCAGAACACGGCAGCTTCGCGCTTTTGCGGCATATCGGCAGAAGGATTTTGTGGCCGGTACTGATGATGATTTTCAGCGCGGCGGCTTTGTTTGTCTGTAATCTGACGGAATTTCGCGCGGTATGGCTGCATCTGCTGATTTTGGCGGCGCGCTGGATGATTCTGATTCGGGTCAGCGTGGCGGTGGTTCATGCCGCTTTGCCGCAAAACAAACTGACCGACTGGCTGGAGCGGGCGGTGTCTATGGTTTTGTGGATAGGGTTCGTGCTTTGGCTGTCGGGTTTGGACGATAAGATTTTGGAGGTACTGGACGGCATCAGTTTCTCGGTTGGTTCGGGCAGGCTCAGCCTGCTGACGATTCTGAACGGGATTTTGTGGGTCGGCCTCCTGATGATAGGCGCGTCATGGCTGGCTCGAGTTATCGGCGGACATTTGGAGAAGAGTAGCTTGGATACCAATCTGAGCATGATTTTGTCCAAAGTCGTCAAAACGGTGATGATGGTGTTGGCGGTCTTGATTGCGCTGCCTCTGGTGGGGATTGATTTGACGGTATTGTCGGTGTTCGGCGGTGCGTTGGGTGTCGGTATCGGTTTCGGCCTGCAAAAAGTGGCGAGCAACTATATTTCGGGCTTCATCATTTTGGGCGACCGCTCCATCCGCATGAACGACCGTCTGACGGTCAACAACTTTACCGGCTATGTCACCAAAATCACCTCGCGTTTCGTCGTGCTGCGCAATGCCAACGGTACGGAGGCGCTGATTCCGAACGAGACGTTCGTTACCTCGATGGTGGTCAACGAATCCTATACCAGCCGCGAATTGCAGCAGGCGTTCAATATACAGGTTGCCTATCATTCCGATTTGATTAAGGCGCTCGACATCATTAAAAGTGCAGCCGCCGCGCAGCCGCGTGTTTCCAATAATCCCGCGCCTTTGGCGGTAGTCACCAACTTTGGCGACAACGGTATCGATTTGCGCGCGACGTATTGGGTGAAAGACCCGGAAAACGGTTTTGCCGCGCTACAATCGGCGATTTTTCTGGATATTTGGCGGCAGTTTAACGAACACGGTATCGAGTTCCCTTATCCGCAGCGCGAAGTCCGCATCCTGAACGAAAGCCAGGCACCGAGCAGCATCGCCATGATTAAGGCGGGAATGCAGGCGCGCAGCGATACCAAATCCGATCCCGCGATGGATTCCGGCAGAGACGATTGA
- a CDS encoding 2,3-diphosphoglycerate-dependent phosphoglycerate mutase, with translation MELVFIRHGQSEWNAKNLFTGWRDVKLSEQGLAEAAAAGKKLKEKGYEFDIAFTSVLTRAIKTCNIVLEESNQLFVPQIKSWRLNERHYGQLQGLDKKQTAEKYGDEQVHIWRRSYDTLPPLLDPKDPFSAHNDRRYANLPADVIPDGENLKVTLERVLPFWEDQIAPALLSGKRVLVAAHGNSLRALAKHIEGISDEDIMGLEIPTGQPLVYKLDDNLKVVEKFYL, from the coding sequence ATGGAATTGGTATTTATCCGTCACGGACAAAGCGAATGGAACGCGAAAAACCTGTTTACAGGCTGGCGCGATGTGAAACTGAGCGAGCAGGGGCTTGCCGAAGCTGCCGCCGCCGGTAAAAAACTGAAGGAAAAAGGCTACGAGTTCGACATCGCCTTCACTTCCGTCCTGACCCGCGCGATTAAAACCTGCAACATCGTTTTGGAAGAATCCAACCAACTGTTCGTGCCGCAAATCAAAAGCTGGAGGCTGAACGAACGCCACTACGGCCAACTGCAAGGTTTGGACAAAAAACAAACCGCCGAAAAATACGGCGACGAGCAAGTCCACATCTGGCGCCGCAGCTACGACACCCTGCCGCCGCTGCTCGATCCGAAAGACCCGTTCTCCGCGCACAACGACCGCCGCTATGCCAACCTGCCCGCCGATGTTATCCCCGACGGCGAAAACCTGAAAGTTACTTTGGAGCGCGTATTGCCGTTCTGGGAAGACCAAATCGCCCCCGCGCTTCTGAGCGGCAAACGCGTCTTGGTCGCCGCCCACGGCAACTCCCTGCGCGCATTGGCCAAACACATCGAAGGCATTTCTGACGAAGACATCATGGGCTTGGAAATTCCGACCGGTCAGCCGCTGGTGTACAAATTGGATGATAATTTGAAAGTGGTTGAAAAATTCTATCTGTAA
- a CDS encoding fumarate hydratase, with protein MTVIKQEDFIQSICDAFQFISYYHPKDYIDALYKAWQKEENPAAKDAMTQILVNSRMCAENNRPICQDTGIATVFLKVGMNVQWDADMSVEEMVNEGVRRAYTWEGNTLRASVLADPAGKRQNTKDNTPAVIHMSIVPGDKVEVTCAAKGGGSENKSKLAMLNPSDNIVDWVLKTIPTMGAGWCPPGILGIGIGGTPEKAVLMAKESLMSHIDIQELQEKAASGAELSATESLRLELFEKVNALGIGAQGLGGLTTVLDVKILDYPTHAASKPIAMIPNCAATRHVEFELDGSGPVELTPPRVEDWPDLTYSPDNGKRIDVDKLTKEEVASWKTGDVLLLNGKILTGRDAAHKRLVDMLDKGEELPVDFTNRLIYYVGPVDPVGDEVVGPAGPTTATRMDKFTRQMLEQTGLLGMIGKSERGAATCEAIADNKAVYLMAVGGAAYLVAKAIKSSKVLAFPELGMEAVYEFEVKDMPVTVAVDSKGESIHATAPRKWQAKIGIIPVES; from the coding sequence ATGACCGTCATCAAGCAAGAAGACTTTATCCAAAGTATCTGCGATGCCTTCCAATTCATCAGCTATTACCATCCGAAAGACTACATCGACGCGCTCTATAAGGCGTGGCAGAAGGAAGAAAATCCCGCCGCCAAAGACGCGATGACGCAGATTTTGGTCAACAGCCGTATGTGTGCGGAAAACAACCGCCCCATCTGTCAAGACACCGGTATCGCAACCGTCTTCCTCAAAGTCGGCATGAACGTCCAATGGGATGCGGACATGAGCGTGGAAGAGATGGTTAACGAAGGCGTGCGCCGCGCCTACACTTGGGAAGGCAACACCCTACGCGCGTCCGTCCTCGCCGACCCGGCCGGCAAACGCCAAAACACCAAAGACAACACCCCCGCCGTCATCCACATGAGCATCGTACCGGGCGACAAAGTCGAAGTAACCTGCGCGGCAAAAGGCGGCGGCTCTGAAAACAAATCCAAACTCGCCATGCTCAATCCTTCCGACAACATCGTCGATTGGGTATTGAAAACCATCCCGACCATGGGCGCGGGCTGGTGTCCTCCCGGCATTTTGGGCATCGGTATCGGCGGTACGCCCGAAAAAGCCGTGTTGATGGCGAAAGAATCCCTGATGAGCCACATCGACATTCAAGAGTTGCAGGAAAAAGCCGCGTCCGGTGCGGAATTGTCCGCCACCGAATCCCTGCGCCTCGAGCTCTTTGAAAAAGTCAACGCGTTGGGCATCGGCGCACAAGGTTTGGGCGGACTGACCACCGTGTTGGACGTCAAAATCCTCGATTACCCGACCCATGCCGCTTCCAAACCGATTGCCATGATTCCGAACTGCGCCGCCACCCGCCACGTTGAATTCGAATTGGACGGCTCAGGCCCGGTCGAACTGACCCCGCCGCGCGTTGAAGACTGGCCCGATTTGACTTACAGCCCCGACAACGGCAAACGCATCGATGTCGATAAACTGACCAAAGAAGAAGTTGCCAGCTGGAAAACCGGCGACGTATTGCTGCTGAACGGCAAAATCCTCACCGGCCGCGATGCCGCGCACAAACGCCTCGTCGATATGCTCGACAAAGGCGAAGAGTTGCCCGTCGATTTCACCAACCGCCTGATTTACTACGTCGGCCCCGTCGATCCTGTCGGCGACGAAGTCGTCGGTCCCGCAGGTCCGACCACTGCCACCCGTATGGACAAATTCACCCGCCAAATGCTCGAACAAACCGGCCTCTTGGGCATGATCGGCAAATCCGAGCGCGGCGCAGCCACCTGCGAAGCCATCGCCGACAACAAAGCCGTGTACCTCATGGCAGTCGGCGGTGCGGCATACCTCGTGGCAAAAGCCATCAAATCCTCCAAAGTCTTGGCGTTCCCCGAATTGGGCATGGAAGCGGTTTACGAGTTTGAAGTCAAAGACATGCCCGTAACCGTCGCCGTGGACAGCAAAGGCGAATCCATCCACGCCACCGCCCCGCGCAAATGGCAGGCAAAAATCGGCATCATCCCCGTCGAATCCTAA